CGAGCTGCAACGTCGACGCCCCGGCCACCGCGGCCTCGCGCACCGCCTGCAGCGCGGTGGCCACCACCGCGCCGGCGGCGGCCATCGCGTCGAGTTCGGCGTCGCTGCGCTGCGGCACGACCCTGCGACTGCGCCAGCCGGGCAGCCCCATCACTAGCGCCCCAGAACGCGCAGGGCCCGCTCGAATACCTCTTCGACGTCGCCGATCGCGTCCACGGTCTTGAGCTCGTCGCGGTAGTACTCCAGCAGCGGCGCGGTCTCGTCGCGGTAGACCTGCATGCGGTGACGGATCACGTCGTCGGTGTCGTCGGCGCGTCCACGGCCCTTCAACCGGGCCAGCAGCTCGTCCTGGGAGACCTGGAAGTCGACCACCGCATCCACGCCGGTGTTGCGCCGCTCGAGCATGGCCTGCAACGCCCGGGCCTGTTCGACCGAACGCGGATAGCCGTCGAGGATGAACCCGCCGGCGGCGTCGGGCTGGTCGATGCGGTCCTCGACCAGGGCGTTGGTCAGCGACGCCGGCACCAGGTCCCCGGCGTCGAGATACTTCTTGGCCTGCACGCCCAGCTCGGTGCCGGCGGAGATGTTGTGCCGGAACAGATCGCCGGTGGAGATCTGCGGAACCCCGAGCTTGTCGGCCAGCTTGACGGCCTGGGTGCCCTTGCCCGCCCCGGGCGGTCCGAGCAGAACGACTCTCACTTGAGGAACCCTTCGTAGTTGCGCTGCATCAGCTGGCTCTCGA
This sequence is a window from Mycolicibacillus parakoreensis. Protein-coding genes within it:
- a CDS encoding adenylate kinase translates to MRVVLLGPPGAGKGTQAVKLADKLGVPQISTGDLFRHNISAGTELGVQAKKYLDAGDLVPASLTNALVEDRIDQPDAAGGFILDGYPRSVEQARALQAMLERRNTGVDAVVDFQVSQDELLARLKGRGRADDTDDVIRHRMQVYRDETAPLLEYYRDELKTVDAIGDVEEVFERALRVLGR